In a single window of the Bacillus clarus genome:
- a CDS encoding DUF2935 domain-containing protein, with protein MSTEQPIPGHFTMDPQRAMLLPPELKAAPPESLTEQLFIERSLTENKFWLRIMKEHALFLSEGFNRNDKNLIQQVEQFFNLFDQHLQKAFSIPQTVQAVRKLNEESIQLVYAFRNYKRNLLILIINCKVKGFNFPLLVDHVAREAEYFMRTLQKFNEGKMDPIQDAIISENVFWLRIMMEHSRFIASLLDQSERNLVHTALKFGDDFEVLLNQARDVESMLYKKEPTYPIIGKMNKDSENATVELRNFKKAGLELIQTCQIRNVINPLLADHVTREAEHFLFMIHVLEQRLKQKQMEQSVQ; from the coding sequence ATGTCCACAGAACAACCTATTCCTGGTCATTTTACTATGGATCCACAACGAGCGATGCTTCTACCTCCAGAGTTGAAAGCAGCTCCTCCTGAATCATTAACAGAACAACTATTTATTGAAAGATCTTTAACTGAAAATAAATTTTGGTTAAGAATTATGAAGGAACACGCATTGTTTCTAAGCGAAGGGTTTAATCGAAATGATAAAAATTTAATTCAACAAGTAGAACAGTTTTTTAATCTGTTTGATCAGCATTTACAAAAAGCATTTTCTATTCCGCAAACTGTTCAAGCGGTTAGGAAATTAAATGAGGAGAGTATTCAGCTAGTCTATGCTTTCCGTAATTACAAAAGAAATCTATTAATTTTAATTATTAATTGTAAGGTAAAAGGATTTAATTTTCCGTTATTAGTAGATCATGTTGCACGAGAAGCTGAATATTTTATGAGGACCCTTCAAAAATTTAATGAGGGGAAAATGGATCCGATTCAAGATGCAATCATTAGTGAGAATGTATTTTGGTTACGAATCATGATGGAACATTCTCGTTTTATTGCTTCTTTACTTGATCAATCAGAAAGGAACTTAGTTCATACAGCTTTAAAATTCGGTGATGATTTTGAGGTTCTTCTCAATCAAGCAAGGGATGTTGAATCGATGTTATATAAGAAGGAACCGACATATCCAATCATTGGGAAAATGAATAAGGATAGTGAAAATGCTACTGTGGAGTTAAGAAATTTCAAAAAAGCAGGATTAGAACTTATTCAAACGTGTCAAATTCGAAATGTAATTAATCCATTACTAGCAGATCATGTTACAAGAGAAGCGGAACATTTCCTCTTTATGATTCATGTATTGGAGCAAAGGTTAAAGCAGAAACAGATGGAACAATCTGTACAGTGA
- a CDS encoding aspartyl-phosphate phosphatase Spo0E family protein, giving the protein MELRNLEEVIEAKKEELLQLVLNYGFQHEKVLELSREIDKLINWFMFSK; this is encoded by the coding sequence ATGGAGCTGAGAAATTTAGAAGAAGTCATTGAAGCGAAAAAAGAAGAACTATTACAGTTAGTCTTAAATTATGGATTTCAACATGAAAAAGTCCTTGAATTAAGCCGAGAAATTGACAAATTAATTAATTGGTTTATGTTTTCTAAATAG
- a CDS encoding alpha/beta fold hydrolase, whose translation MILHTHISGDGEPIVLIHSVGMTGLVEFEEQVKFLQGKNYKIVRPDLRGHGESGGAVDHYFLHCADDIKETLEHLQINRCHIAGVSLGGIAALLFAKKYPDKVRTLTFSGIFPIKRENWEESQEEEAKQHKQLFKNEEFVTYMNQIYVNSDWKGLLESWQVKDWYPFYETSNVSNLQVPTLCIVGGGSEDEVSAAISFKQLNADIHIAVIPFAHHLVHNDQPEMYSHILSNFLQNVQATSRES comes from the coding sequence ATGATATTACATACACATATTTCAGGTGATGGGGAGCCGATTGTACTTATACACTCAGTCGGAATGACAGGCTTAGTAGAATTCGAAGAACAGGTAAAATTTTTGCAAGGAAAAAATTATAAAATAGTTCGACCTGACTTGAGAGGGCATGGGGAATCAGGAGGTGCAGTGGATCATTATTTTCTTCATTGTGCAGATGATATAAAAGAGACGCTAGAACACTTGCAAATTAATAGATGTCATATAGCGGGTGTTTCATTAGGGGGGATAGCTGCTTTATTGTTTGCAAAAAAATATCCAGATAAAGTGAGAACATTAACTTTTTCAGGTATTTTTCCGATTAAACGAGAAAATTGGGAGGAATCTCAAGAGGAAGAAGCTAAGCAGCATAAACAATTGTTTAAAAACGAAGAATTTGTAACTTATATGAACCAAATCTATGTGAATAGTGATTGGAAAGGATTACTTGAATCGTGGCAGGTGAAGGATTGGTACCCATTTTATGAAACGAGTAATGTTTCGAATCTGCAGGTACCTACGCTATGTATTGTTGGAGGAGGTTCAGAGGATGAGGTTTCGGCCGCTATATCCTTCAAACAATTGAACGCTGACATACATATAGCGGTTATTCCTTTTGCACATCATTTAGTACATAACGATCAACCGGAAATGTATTCGCATATATTGTCTAATTTCTTACAGAATGTGCAAGCAACTAGTCGAGAAAGCTAA
- a CDS encoding protoporphyrinogen oxidase has translation MKTVVVVGGGITGLSTMYYLEKLKKDYNMDLNLILVEKKEYLGGKIHSVKENDFIMESGADSIVARNEHVMPFIKELNLEEEIVYNETGISYIYSNNTLHPIPTDTVFGIPTSVESLFNSTLVSTKGKIIALKDFITKNKEFTKDTSLAVFLESFLGKELVEKQISPVLSGVYSGKLNELTMASTLPYLLEYKNKYGSIIKGFEVNKKQFQVAGNKKFLSFKSGLSTIIDRIEELLTDTVIKKGVITTGISKENDKYEISFANHKTIKADYVILAAPHDIAQTLLHSNELNNDFNKFKNSSLISVYLGFEISDQQLPTDGTGFIVSENSDLHCDACTWTSRKWKHTSSKRNLLVRMFYKSSNPVYETIKHYSEGELVRVALYDIEKSLGIKGDPEVIEVTNWNDLMPNYHLEHNKAVQSLQNQLSVMYPNVYVAGASYYGVGIGACIGNGKHTANEIISTLNNQNK, from the coding sequence ATGAAAACAGTTGTTGTCGTAGGTGGAGGTATTACAGGACTTTCTACTATGTATTATTTAGAAAAATTAAAGAAGGATTATAACATGGATTTAAATTTAATCCTTGTCGAAAAAAAGGAGTATTTAGGCGGGAAAATTCACAGTGTGAAAGAAAATGATTTTATTATGGAATCAGGCGCAGATTCAATCGTTGCTCGAAATGAACATGTTATGCCGTTTATAAAAGAATTAAATTTAGAAGAGGAAATAGTGTATAACGAAACGGGTATTTCTTATATTTACTCAAATAATACGCTACATCCAATTCCTACTGATACTGTATTTGGAATACCTACAAGTGTAGAGTCGTTGTTTAACAGTACGTTAGTTTCAACGAAAGGGAAAATTATTGCATTAAAAGATTTTATAACAAAAAACAAAGAGTTTACGAAAGATACATCACTTGCTGTATTTTTAGAAAGCTTTTTAGGGAAAGAGTTAGTTGAAAAGCAAATTTCTCCAGTTCTTTCAGGTGTATATTCTGGTAAGTTAAATGAACTTACAATGGCATCAACATTACCATATTTACTCGAATACAAAAATAAGTATGGCAGTATTATTAAAGGATTTGAAGTGAATAAAAAACAATTTCAAGTAGCTGGAAATAAAAAGTTTTTATCATTTAAAAGTGGTCTCTCTACAATTATTGATCGCATAGAAGAGCTATTGACTGATACGGTAATTAAAAAAGGAGTTATAACGACGGGGATAAGCAAAGAGAATGATAAATATGAAATTTCTTTTGCGAATCATAAGACGATAAAAGCTGATTACGTTATTTTAGCTGCTCCACATGATATTGCACAAACGTTATTACATTCGAATGAGTTAAATAATGATTTTAACAAGTTTAAAAACTCTTCACTTATTAGTGTTTACTTAGGATTTGAAATTTCTGATCAGCAACTACCAACAGATGGTACAGGATTTATCGTTTCGGAAAATAGTGATCTGCATTGTGATGCTTGTACATGGACGAGCAGGAAGTGGAAGCATACATCAAGTAAACGGAATTTATTGGTGAGAATGTTTTATAAAAGTTCAAATCCAGTTTATGAAACAATTAAACATTATAGTGAAGGAGAATTAGTTCGCGTTGCATTATATGATATTGAGAAGAGCCTTGGAATTAAAGGTGATCCTGAAGTGATCGAAGTGACAAACTGGAATGATTTAATGCCAAATTATCATTTAGAACATAATAAAGCTGTTCAATCATTACAAAATCAATTATCAGTTATGTACCCAAATGTATATGTAGCTGGTGCGTCCTATTATGGTGTAGGAATTGGTGCTTGTATAGGGAACGGAAAACATACAGCAAATGAGATAATCTCTACATTAAATAATCAAAATAAATAA